From the genome of Papaver somniferum cultivar HN1 chromosome 2, ASM357369v1, whole genome shotgun sequence, one region includes:
- the LOC113352077 gene encoding receptor-like protein 9DC1 produces MDLSHNNLTGAIPSCISNLKKLKVLDLSKNRLHGLLPLLPRVEYLIDLSQNKLTGEISIENGERLFIPSTISLSYNELSGSIPSSVCSPKPRMSYTPTEYINLSNNKLSGIIPSTIGDCSFLIYLNLGNNNLTGIIPTSIGYSLEYLALNDNNLDGSFPTFILEISHLTVLNLGNNNFEGIIPSGLGSMDSLKILSLRSNRFNGSIPEEIMNMQELQILDLSANSFSGLIPFNLGNLTSLTGKLSITTGMYRVQYQLAIKGSTAQLEQMYIYNSGIDLSSNSLDGHIPEEMGLLKGLGMLNLSHNLFSSNIPASIGNISSLQSLDLSSNRLSGSIPQNLTSIDRLGFLNLSHNNLSDRIPRGSHFDTLSLDGSAFAGNEFLCGFPLKKVCDGDHVIGTGDTGPSSKVDEDDQEDGKEKFKLYAIVAIGFVVGLWGLFLVLLLRKQKWWFPYWKFVDSVAVRIVEGCIHKN; encoded by the coding sequence ATGGATTTGTCTCATAATAACCTCACTGGAGCAATCCCTTCTTGCATCTCCAATCTCAAAAAACTTAAGGTCTTAGATTTGTCTAAAAACAGACTTCATGGTCTACTGCCTCTTTTACCTCGGGTCGAGTATCTTATTGATTTATCACAAAATAAACTAACTGGtgaaatctcaatagaaaatgGTGAAAGACTATTTATTCCTTCTACCATTAGTCTATCTTACAATGAGCTTTCAGGTTCAATTCCTTCTTCAGTATGTTCGCCAAAACCGAGAATGTCATACACTCCAACGGAATACATTAACCTCTCCAACAACAAACTATCTGGTATTATACCTTCTACTATAGGTGACTGCAGTTTCCTTATATATCTAAACCTCGGCAACAACAATCTCACTGGAATTATACCTACTAGTATAGGGTACTCTCTGGAATACCTTGCATTAAATGACAACAATCTCGATGGTAGTTTTCCTACGTTCATCCTAGAAATTTCGCATTTGACTGTTCTGAACTTGGGTAATAACAACTTTGAAGGTATTATACCTTCTGGTCTCGGTTCAATGGATAGCCTTAAGATTCTTTCTTTAAGGTCAAACAGATTCAATGGGTCCATTCCCGAAGAGATTATGAATATGCAAGAACTTCAAATACTAGACTTATCTGCCAACTCTTTCTCGGGTCTAATTCCATTTAATCTGGGAAACTTGACGAGCCTAACAGGTAAACTTTCTATAACCACGGGTATGTATAGAGTACAATATCAGCTGGCTATCAAAGGCAGCACGGCCCAACTTGAGCAGATGTACATTTATAATTCAGGAATCGATCTATCATCTAACAGTCTTGACGGACACATTCCAGAAGAGATGGGGCTATTAAAAGGACTTGGTATGCTTAATCTGTCGCATAATCTTTTCTCGAGCAATATCCCAGCTAGTATTGGAAATATATCTAGTTTACAGTCTTTGGATTTAAGTTCCAATAGATTATCTGGAAGTATCCCACAAAATTTGACATCAATCGACCGTCTTGGTTTTCTAAATCTATCTCATAATAATTTGAGTGACAGGATTCCAAGAGGAAGCCACTTTGATACATTGAGTCTGGATGGTTCTGCTTTTGCTGGGAATGAATTCTTGTGTGGATTTCCTTTGAAGAAAGTTTGTGACGGGGATCATGTTATTGGTACTGGTGACACTGGTCCTTCAAGTAAAGTTGATGAAGacgatcaagaagatggaaaagaaAAGTTTAAGTTGTATGCTATTGTTGCCATTGGGTTTGTAGTTGGATTATGGGGTCTGTTCTTAGTTTTGCTTCTAAGgaagcagaaatggtggtttccgTACTGGAAATTTGTCGATTCTGTTGCAGTTAGAATAGTAGAAGGATGTATCCATAAAAATTGA
- the LOC113349277 gene encoding uncharacterized protein LOC113349277 isoform X2 has protein sequence MEGDDDEGKKKRGFQGLGNFDSDSGSGSGSLRSDVKQQLEFHLDYVPLSSSGNVSSEVNEEEEEEEEEEERKGVIDIDASEEEGERLGNEGGECVNENRKYSAEEKGKGKLSMDGSWLSMSIEEKLIPEEGETAVEIMPEDGNDATVGSGTISDHEMAVNALMNLWNLAYEYDAEKRSIERVRMRARYRRDRNRRDRERIAEIAPTFARVQPVLENDVVGEPVIDQEVEDQPGPFFTAMRRIKQSEAKPDIEWNGMTDPERKRVTPKLEDLSINLLAKHVEALSSLRGVPDVLRNKLSNVLCDSRKMDSHAMELLTSGSPTEIRVKDCSWLTEEQFSKIMKGCDTNNLTILQLDLCGNCLPDYILRATLAKSPNSLPVLSSMSLKGACRLTDGGIKTLVASAPSLCSINLAACPLLSSISIQYMADALGSMLKELYLDDCQNIDMMLSLPALQKFEFLEVLSIADIETVSDDFVSKFVTVCGWNLKELNFSDCRKLTDKSLKAVGEHCSALQTLHLANLRKLTDSSLGYLANGCQLIQTLTLRDNSISDEGVAAFLEASGEPLTEISLNKVKKVVGNHTALSLARCCSKNLLSLDLSWCRGLNNSALGLIVDSCSNLRILKLFGCTQITSEFVTGHSNKCVQIVGLQLRPILEHLNIFGQQEAALRYSSVPVRKESQDIQG, from the exons ATGGAGGGGGATGATgatgaaggaaaaaagaaaaggggGTTTCAGGGATTGGGAAATTTCGATTCTGATTCTGGTTCTGGTTCTGGTTCTTTGAGGAGTGATGTGAAGCAACAACTGGAGTTTCATCTTGATTACGTGCCATTGTCGTCTTCAGGGAATGTTTCATCTGAAGtaaatgaggaggaggaggaggaggaggaggaggaggagagaaAGGGGGTGATTGATATtgatgcttctgaagaagagGGGGAAAGATTGGGAAATGAAGGTGGTGAATGTGTTAATGAGAATAGAAAGTATAGTGCAGAGGAAAAAGGGAAGGGGAAATTGAGTATGGACGGTTCTTGGTTGTCGATGAGTATCGAGGAGAAGTTGATACCCGAGGAAGGTGAAACTGCTGTAGAAATTATGCCTGAAGATGGGAATGATGCTACTGTGGGTTCGGGTACTATTTCTGATCATGAGATGGCTGTCAATGCTCTTATGAATTTGTGGAATTTGGCTTATGAGTATGACGCCGAGAAAAGATCCATAGAAAGGGTTAGGATGAGAGCAAGATATAGAAGGGATAGGAATAGACGGGATAGAGAACGAATTGCGGAAATTGCTCCTACGTTTGCACGAGTTCAACCAGTTCTTGAGAATGATGTGGTGGGAGAGCCTGTAATTGATCAAGAAGTTGAGGATCAGCCTGGTCCATTTTTTACCGCAATGAGAAGAATTAAACAGAGTGAAGCTAAGCCGGACATTGAATGGAACGGCATGACTGATCCGGAAAGAAAGAGAGTGACCCCTAAGTTGGAAGATTTGAGCATCAATCTTCTTGCTAAGCATGTGGAAGCACTTTCATCACTAAGAGGTGTCCCAGATGTACTTAGGAATAAACTAAGCAATGTATTATGTGATTCTAGAAAGATGGATTCTCATGCTATGGAGCTTCTTACTAGTGGGTCTCCAACAGAGATTCGTGTAAAGGATTGTTCGTGGTTGACTGAGGAGCAGTTCAGCAAGATCATGAAGGGGTGTGACACCAATAATTTGACG ATCCTACAACTTGATCTATGTGGCAATTGCTTGCCTGATTATATCTTGCGTGCAACATTGGCTAAATCACCAAATAGCTTGCCCGTATTATCATCTATGTCTCTGAAGGGTGCATGCCGGCTTACAGATGGTGGGATAAAGACACTTGTCGCCTCAGCACCTTCACTATGTTCTATTAATCTGGCAGCCTGCCCGCTTCTAAGTTCTATAAGTATCCAATATATGGCTGATGCTCTTGGGTCTATGCTTAAAGAGTTATATTTGGATGACTGCCAAAATATTGATATGATGCTGAGTCTACCTGCATTGCAAAAGTTTGAATTTCTGGAAGTTTTGTCAATTGCTGATATAGAAACTGTTTCTGATGATTTTGTAAGTAAGTTCGTGACTGTGTGTGGATGGAATTTGAAGGAGCTTAATTTCTCTGATTGTCG TAAATTGACGGATAAATCCCTGAAAGCTGTTGGAGAACATTGTTCTGCATTACAAACTCTTCATCTTGCTAACTTGCGCAAACTGACAGATTCTTCACTAGGATACCTCGCCAATGGCTGTCAATTGATTCAAACCCTCACACTTCGTGACAATTCAATCAG CGATGAAGGTGTTGCCGCTTTCCTTGAAGCCTCAGGAGAACCCCTTACAGAAATTTCTTTAAACAAGGTTAAGAAGGTG GTTGGTAACCATACAGCTCTTTCACTGGCTAGATGCTGCTCAAAAAATTTGCTGAGCCTGGACCTATCTTGGTGTCGTGGTTTAAATAACTCTGCATTAGGATTAATTGTGGACAGCTGTTCAAATCTGAGAATTCTCAAATTGTTTGGATGCACACAG ATAACATCCGAATTTGTGACCGGTCACTCAAATAAATGTGTTCAGATAGTTGGATTGCAATTGAGACCGATATTAGAACATTTGAACATCTTTGGTCAGCAGGAAGCAGCATTGCGTTATTCATCTGTTCCTGTCCGCAAAgaatcacaagatattcaaggtTAA
- the LOC113349277 gene encoding dynein regulatory complex subunit 6-like isoform X1, translated as MEGDDDEGKKKRGFQGLGNFDSDSGSGSGSLRSDVKQQLEFHLDYVPLSSSGNVSSEVNEEEEEEEEEEERKGVIDIDASEEEGERLGNEGGECVNENRKYSAEEKGKGKLSMDGSWLSMSIEEKLIPEEGETAVEIMPEDGNDATVGSGTISDHEMAVNALMNLWNLAYEYDAEKRSIERVRMRARYRRDRNRRDRERIAEIAPTFARVQPVLENDVVGEPVIDQEVEDQPGPFFTAMRRIKQSEAKPDIEWNGMTDPERKRVTPKLEDLSINLLAKHVEALSSLRGVPDVLRNKLSNVLCDSRKMDSHAMELLTSGSPTEIRVKDCSWLTEEQFSKIMKGCDTNNLTILQLDLCGNCLPDYILRATLAKSPNSLPVLSSMSLKGACRLTDGGIKTLVASAPSLCSINLAACPLLSSISIQYMADALGSMLKELYLDDCQNIDMMLSLPALQKFEFLEVLSIADIETVSDDFVSKFVTVCGWNLKELNFSDCRKLTDKSLKAVGEHCSALQTLHLANLRKLTDSSLGYLANGCQLIQTLTLRDNSISDEGVAAFLEASGEPLTEISLNKVKKVVRQQRDFSVYFHSVVGNHTALSLARCCSKNLLSLDLSWCRGLNNSALGLIVDSCSNLRILKLFGCTQITSEFVTGHSNKCVQIVGLQLRPILEHLNIFGQQEAALRYSSVPVRKESQDIQG; from the exons ATGGAGGGGGATGATgatgaaggaaaaaagaaaaggggGTTTCAGGGATTGGGAAATTTCGATTCTGATTCTGGTTCTGGTTCTGGTTCTTTGAGGAGTGATGTGAAGCAACAACTGGAGTTTCATCTTGATTACGTGCCATTGTCGTCTTCAGGGAATGTTTCATCTGAAGtaaatgaggaggaggaggaggaggaggaggaggaggagagaaAGGGGGTGATTGATATtgatgcttctgaagaagagGGGGAAAGATTGGGAAATGAAGGTGGTGAATGTGTTAATGAGAATAGAAAGTATAGTGCAGAGGAAAAAGGGAAGGGGAAATTGAGTATGGACGGTTCTTGGTTGTCGATGAGTATCGAGGAGAAGTTGATACCCGAGGAAGGTGAAACTGCTGTAGAAATTATGCCTGAAGATGGGAATGATGCTACTGTGGGTTCGGGTACTATTTCTGATCATGAGATGGCTGTCAATGCTCTTATGAATTTGTGGAATTTGGCTTATGAGTATGACGCCGAGAAAAGATCCATAGAAAGGGTTAGGATGAGAGCAAGATATAGAAGGGATAGGAATAGACGGGATAGAGAACGAATTGCGGAAATTGCTCCTACGTTTGCACGAGTTCAACCAGTTCTTGAGAATGATGTGGTGGGAGAGCCTGTAATTGATCAAGAAGTTGAGGATCAGCCTGGTCCATTTTTTACCGCAATGAGAAGAATTAAACAGAGTGAAGCTAAGCCGGACATTGAATGGAACGGCATGACTGATCCGGAAAGAAAGAGAGTGACCCCTAAGTTGGAAGATTTGAGCATCAATCTTCTTGCTAAGCATGTGGAAGCACTTTCATCACTAAGAGGTGTCCCAGATGTACTTAGGAATAAACTAAGCAATGTATTATGTGATTCTAGAAAGATGGATTCTCATGCTATGGAGCTTCTTACTAGTGGGTCTCCAACAGAGATTCGTGTAAAGGATTGTTCGTGGTTGACTGAGGAGCAGTTCAGCAAGATCATGAAGGGGTGTGACACCAATAATTTGACG ATCCTACAACTTGATCTATGTGGCAATTGCTTGCCTGATTATATCTTGCGTGCAACATTGGCTAAATCACCAAATAGCTTGCCCGTATTATCATCTATGTCTCTGAAGGGTGCATGCCGGCTTACAGATGGTGGGATAAAGACACTTGTCGCCTCAGCACCTTCACTATGTTCTATTAATCTGGCAGCCTGCCCGCTTCTAAGTTCTATAAGTATCCAATATATGGCTGATGCTCTTGGGTCTATGCTTAAAGAGTTATATTTGGATGACTGCCAAAATATTGATATGATGCTGAGTCTACCTGCATTGCAAAAGTTTGAATTTCTGGAAGTTTTGTCAATTGCTGATATAGAAACTGTTTCTGATGATTTTGTAAGTAAGTTCGTGACTGTGTGTGGATGGAATTTGAAGGAGCTTAATTTCTCTGATTGTCG TAAATTGACGGATAAATCCCTGAAAGCTGTTGGAGAACATTGTTCTGCATTACAAACTCTTCATCTTGCTAACTTGCGCAAACTGACAGATTCTTCACTAGGATACCTCGCCAATGGCTGTCAATTGATTCAAACCCTCACACTTCGTGACAATTCAATCAG CGATGAAGGTGTTGCCGCTTTCCTTGAAGCCTCAGGAGAACCCCTTACAGAAATTTCTTTAAACAAGGTTAAGAAGGTGGTACGGCAGCAACGGGATTTTTCCGTTTATTTTCATTCTGTG GTTGGTAACCATACAGCTCTTTCACTGGCTAGATGCTGCTCAAAAAATTTGCTGAGCCTGGACCTATCTTGGTGTCGTGGTTTAAATAACTCTGCATTAGGATTAATTGTGGACAGCTGTTCAAATCTGAGAATTCTCAAATTGTTTGGATGCACACAG ATAACATCCGAATTTGTGACCGGTCACTCAAATAAATGTGTTCAGATAGTTGGATTGCAATTGAGACCGATATTAGAACATTTGAACATCTTTGGTCAGCAGGAAGCAGCATTGCGTTATTCATCTGTTCCTGTCCGCAAAgaatcacaagatattcaaggtTAA
- the LOC113349277 gene encoding uncharacterized protein LOC113349277 isoform X3 — translation MEGDDDEGKKKRGFQGLGNFDSDSGSGSGSLRSDVKQQLEFHLDYVPLSSSGNVSSEVNEEEEEEEEEEERKGVIDIDASEEEGERLGNEGGECVNENRKYSAEEKGKGKLSMDGSWLSMSIEEKLIPEEGETAVEIMPEDGNDATVGSGTISDHEMAVNALMNLWNLAYEYDAEKRSIERVRMRARYRRDRNRRDRERIAEIAPTFARVQPVLENDVVGEPVIDQEVEDQPGPFFTAMRRIKQSEAKPDIEWNGMTDPERKRVTPKLEDLSINLLAKHVEALSSLRGVPDVLRNKLSNVLCDSRKMDSHAMELLTSGSPTEIRVKDCSWLTEEQFSKIMKGCDTNNLTILQLDLCGNCLPDYILRATLAKSPNSLPVLSSMSLKGACRLTDGGIKTLVASAPSLCSINLAACPLLSSISIQYMADALGSMLKELYLDDCQNIDMMLSLPALQKFEFLEVLSIADIETVSDDFVSKFVTVCGWNLKELNFSDCRKLTDKSLKAVGEHCSALQTLHLANLRKLTDSSLGYLANGCQLIQTLTLRDNSISDEGVAAFLEASGEPLTEISLNKVKKVGNHTALSLARCCSKNLLSLDLSWCRGLNNSALGLIVDSCSNLRILKLFGCTQITSEFVTGHSNKCVQIVGLQLRPILEHLNIFGQQEAALRYSSVPVRKESQDIQG, via the exons ATGGAGGGGGATGATgatgaaggaaaaaagaaaaggggGTTTCAGGGATTGGGAAATTTCGATTCTGATTCTGGTTCTGGTTCTGGTTCTTTGAGGAGTGATGTGAAGCAACAACTGGAGTTTCATCTTGATTACGTGCCATTGTCGTCTTCAGGGAATGTTTCATCTGAAGtaaatgaggaggaggaggaggaggaggaggaggaggagagaaAGGGGGTGATTGATATtgatgcttctgaagaagagGGGGAAAGATTGGGAAATGAAGGTGGTGAATGTGTTAATGAGAATAGAAAGTATAGTGCAGAGGAAAAAGGGAAGGGGAAATTGAGTATGGACGGTTCTTGGTTGTCGATGAGTATCGAGGAGAAGTTGATACCCGAGGAAGGTGAAACTGCTGTAGAAATTATGCCTGAAGATGGGAATGATGCTACTGTGGGTTCGGGTACTATTTCTGATCATGAGATGGCTGTCAATGCTCTTATGAATTTGTGGAATTTGGCTTATGAGTATGACGCCGAGAAAAGATCCATAGAAAGGGTTAGGATGAGAGCAAGATATAGAAGGGATAGGAATAGACGGGATAGAGAACGAATTGCGGAAATTGCTCCTACGTTTGCACGAGTTCAACCAGTTCTTGAGAATGATGTGGTGGGAGAGCCTGTAATTGATCAAGAAGTTGAGGATCAGCCTGGTCCATTTTTTACCGCAATGAGAAGAATTAAACAGAGTGAAGCTAAGCCGGACATTGAATGGAACGGCATGACTGATCCGGAAAGAAAGAGAGTGACCCCTAAGTTGGAAGATTTGAGCATCAATCTTCTTGCTAAGCATGTGGAAGCACTTTCATCACTAAGAGGTGTCCCAGATGTACTTAGGAATAAACTAAGCAATGTATTATGTGATTCTAGAAAGATGGATTCTCATGCTATGGAGCTTCTTACTAGTGGGTCTCCAACAGAGATTCGTGTAAAGGATTGTTCGTGGTTGACTGAGGAGCAGTTCAGCAAGATCATGAAGGGGTGTGACACCAATAATTTGACG ATCCTACAACTTGATCTATGTGGCAATTGCTTGCCTGATTATATCTTGCGTGCAACATTGGCTAAATCACCAAATAGCTTGCCCGTATTATCATCTATGTCTCTGAAGGGTGCATGCCGGCTTACAGATGGTGGGATAAAGACACTTGTCGCCTCAGCACCTTCACTATGTTCTATTAATCTGGCAGCCTGCCCGCTTCTAAGTTCTATAAGTATCCAATATATGGCTGATGCTCTTGGGTCTATGCTTAAAGAGTTATATTTGGATGACTGCCAAAATATTGATATGATGCTGAGTCTACCTGCATTGCAAAAGTTTGAATTTCTGGAAGTTTTGTCAATTGCTGATATAGAAACTGTTTCTGATGATTTTGTAAGTAAGTTCGTGACTGTGTGTGGATGGAATTTGAAGGAGCTTAATTTCTCTGATTGTCG TAAATTGACGGATAAATCCCTGAAAGCTGTTGGAGAACATTGTTCTGCATTACAAACTCTTCATCTTGCTAACTTGCGCAAACTGACAGATTCTTCACTAGGATACCTCGCCAATGGCTGTCAATTGATTCAAACCCTCACACTTCGTGACAATTCAATCAG CGATGAAGGTGTTGCCGCTTTCCTTGAAGCCTCAGGAGAACCCCTTACAGAAATTTCTTTAAACAAGGTTAAGAAG GTTGGTAACCATACAGCTCTTTCACTGGCTAGATGCTGCTCAAAAAATTTGCTGAGCCTGGACCTATCTTGGTGTCGTGGTTTAAATAACTCTGCATTAGGATTAATTGTGGACAGCTGTTCAAATCTGAGAATTCTCAAATTGTTTGGATGCACACAG ATAACATCCGAATTTGTGACCGGTCACTCAAATAAATGTGTTCAGATAGTTGGATTGCAATTGAGACCGATATTAGAACATTTGAACATCTTTGGTCAGCAGGAAGCAGCATTGCGTTATTCATCTGTTCCTGTCCGCAAAgaatcacaagatattcaaggtTAA
- the LOC113349277 gene encoding uncharacterized protein LOC113349277 isoform X4: MEGDDDEGKKKRGFQGLGNFDSDSGSGSGSLRSDVKQQLEFHLDYVPLSSSGNVSSEVNEEEEEEEEEEERKGVIDIDASEEEGERLGNEGGECVNENRKYSAEEKGKGKLSMDGSWLSMSIEEKLIPEEGETAVEIMPEDGNDATVGSGTISDHEMAVNALMNLWNLAYEYDAEKRSIERVRMRARYRRDRNRRDRERIAEIAPTFARVQPVLENDVVGEPVIDQEVEDQPGPFFTAMRRIKQSEAKPDIEWNGMTDPERKRVTPKLEDLSINLLAKHVEALSSLRGVPDVLRNKLSNVLCDSRKMDSHAMELLTSGSPTEIRVKDCSWLTEEQFSKIMKGCDTNNLTILQLDLCGNCLPDYILRATLAKSPNSLPVLSSMSLKGACRLTDGGIKTLVASAPSLCSINLAACPLLSSISIQYMADALGSMLKELYLDDCQNIDMMLSLPALQKFEFLEVLSIADIETVSDDFVSKFVTVCGWNLKELNFSDCRKLTDKSLKAVGEHCSALQTLHLANLRKLTDSSLGYLANGCQLIQTLTLRDNSISDEGVAAFLEASGEPLTEISLNKVGNHTALSLARCCSKNLLSLDLSWCRGLNNSALGLIVDSCSNLRILKLFGCTQITSEFVTGHSNKCVQIVGLQLRPILEHLNIFGQQEAALRYSSVPVRKESQDIQG, encoded by the exons ATGGAGGGGGATGATgatgaaggaaaaaagaaaaggggGTTTCAGGGATTGGGAAATTTCGATTCTGATTCTGGTTCTGGTTCTGGTTCTTTGAGGAGTGATGTGAAGCAACAACTGGAGTTTCATCTTGATTACGTGCCATTGTCGTCTTCAGGGAATGTTTCATCTGAAGtaaatgaggaggaggaggaggaggaggaggaggaggagagaaAGGGGGTGATTGATATtgatgcttctgaagaagagGGGGAAAGATTGGGAAATGAAGGTGGTGAATGTGTTAATGAGAATAGAAAGTATAGTGCAGAGGAAAAAGGGAAGGGGAAATTGAGTATGGACGGTTCTTGGTTGTCGATGAGTATCGAGGAGAAGTTGATACCCGAGGAAGGTGAAACTGCTGTAGAAATTATGCCTGAAGATGGGAATGATGCTACTGTGGGTTCGGGTACTATTTCTGATCATGAGATGGCTGTCAATGCTCTTATGAATTTGTGGAATTTGGCTTATGAGTATGACGCCGAGAAAAGATCCATAGAAAGGGTTAGGATGAGAGCAAGATATAGAAGGGATAGGAATAGACGGGATAGAGAACGAATTGCGGAAATTGCTCCTACGTTTGCACGAGTTCAACCAGTTCTTGAGAATGATGTGGTGGGAGAGCCTGTAATTGATCAAGAAGTTGAGGATCAGCCTGGTCCATTTTTTACCGCAATGAGAAGAATTAAACAGAGTGAAGCTAAGCCGGACATTGAATGGAACGGCATGACTGATCCGGAAAGAAAGAGAGTGACCCCTAAGTTGGAAGATTTGAGCATCAATCTTCTTGCTAAGCATGTGGAAGCACTTTCATCACTAAGAGGTGTCCCAGATGTACTTAGGAATAAACTAAGCAATGTATTATGTGATTCTAGAAAGATGGATTCTCATGCTATGGAGCTTCTTACTAGTGGGTCTCCAACAGAGATTCGTGTAAAGGATTGTTCGTGGTTGACTGAGGAGCAGTTCAGCAAGATCATGAAGGGGTGTGACACCAATAATTTGACG ATCCTACAACTTGATCTATGTGGCAATTGCTTGCCTGATTATATCTTGCGTGCAACATTGGCTAAATCACCAAATAGCTTGCCCGTATTATCATCTATGTCTCTGAAGGGTGCATGCCGGCTTACAGATGGTGGGATAAAGACACTTGTCGCCTCAGCACCTTCACTATGTTCTATTAATCTGGCAGCCTGCCCGCTTCTAAGTTCTATAAGTATCCAATATATGGCTGATGCTCTTGGGTCTATGCTTAAAGAGTTATATTTGGATGACTGCCAAAATATTGATATGATGCTGAGTCTACCTGCATTGCAAAAGTTTGAATTTCTGGAAGTTTTGTCAATTGCTGATATAGAAACTGTTTCTGATGATTTTGTAAGTAAGTTCGTGACTGTGTGTGGATGGAATTTGAAGGAGCTTAATTTCTCTGATTGTCG TAAATTGACGGATAAATCCCTGAAAGCTGTTGGAGAACATTGTTCTGCATTACAAACTCTTCATCTTGCTAACTTGCGCAAACTGACAGATTCTTCACTAGGATACCTCGCCAATGGCTGTCAATTGATTCAAACCCTCACACTTCGTGACAATTCAATCAG CGATGAAGGTGTTGCCGCTTTCCTTGAAGCCTCAGGAGAACCCCTTACAGAAATTTCTTTAAACAAG GTTGGTAACCATACAGCTCTTTCACTGGCTAGATGCTGCTCAAAAAATTTGCTGAGCCTGGACCTATCTTGGTGTCGTGGTTTAAATAACTCTGCATTAGGATTAATTGTGGACAGCTGTTCAAATCTGAGAATTCTCAAATTGTTTGGATGCACACAG ATAACATCCGAATTTGTGACCGGTCACTCAAATAAATGTGTTCAGATAGTTGGATTGCAATTGAGACCGATATTAGAACATTTGAACATCTTTGGTCAGCAGGAAGCAGCATTGCGTTATTCATCTGTTCCTGTCCGCAAAgaatcacaagatattcaaggtTAA